Proteins from a single region of Candidatus Bathyarchaeota archaeon:
- a CDS encoding ribonucleoprotein: MMMEPSKKPLNVLIKQLHGNIEVVLKNGYEYKGKMIKCDGHMNLLLEGATECKEDQLMTNYGNVLLRGNNILYIVLDANKH; encoded by the coding sequence ATGATGATGGAACCAAGTAAAAAACCGTTGAATGTACTGATCAAACAATTGCACGGAAACATCGAAGTTGTTTTAAAAAACGGCTACGAATACAAGGGAAAAATGATAAAATGCGATGGCCACATGAATCTCCTCTTGGAAGGCGCAACAGAATGCAAAGAAGACCAACTAATGACTAACTATGGCAACGTGTTGCTTCGCGGAAACAACATCCTCTACATAGTGCTGGATGCCAACAAGCACTAA
- a CDS encoding AarF/UbiB family protein, with product MSSADQAVKIFRQLESEDFRILNIIEAAMSKREFVPTEQIQKYAKVPMERIHFTLGKLNKLGLIYQTKGAYIGHTLNYAGYDCLAINALFKAGVIASFGQPLGVGKEADVYDALSPSGTRIAVKFHRLGRVSFRQTRRKRGYIREHSTWLFQSHLAAEKEFQAMKLVYEKGVAVPEPISQNRHVIAMGMIEGGELSKYKDIGEPEKVLKEILQNVRKAYLKAHVIHADLSEFNIILKPDGHILIIDWPQYVKTDHINAGELLERDLKNVLAFFRRKFDIKLAIEEACAYVTGENLSLPF from the coding sequence ATGTCAAGTGCTGATCAAGCAGTAAAAATATTTCGCCAACTAGAAAGCGAAGACTTTAGAATTCTCAACATCATCGAAGCCGCAATGAGTAAACGCGAATTCGTCCCAACTGAACAGATACAAAAATACGCAAAAGTTCCCATGGAACGCATACATTTCACCCTTGGAAAACTAAACAAGCTTGGGTTAATCTACCAAACAAAAGGCGCCTACATTGGACATACTTTGAACTATGCAGGATATGACTGTCTAGCAATAAATGCCCTATTCAAGGCTGGAGTAATTGCATCTTTTGGGCAACCATTAGGTGTAGGAAAAGAAGCTGATGTTTACGATGCATTGAGCCCATCGGGAACGCGTATAGCCGTAAAATTTCACAGGTTGGGCAGAGTCAGTTTTAGGCAAACCAGACGCAAAAGAGGCTACATACGCGAACACTCCACATGGCTTTTTCAATCGCACTTAGCTGCAGAGAAAGAATTTCAAGCCATGAAGTTAGTTTACGAAAAAGGTGTTGCAGTGCCTGAGCCGATAAGTCAAAACCGTCATGTTATAGCTATGGGGATGATTGAGGGCGGAGAACTATCTAAATACAAAGACATAGGCGAGCCCGAGAAAGTTCTAAAAGAAATACTGCAAAACGTTAGAAAAGCTTACTTGAAAGCCCATGTTATCCACGCAGACCTCAGCGAATTCAACATAATCCTCAAGCCTGATGGGCACATTCTCATCATTGATTGGCCGCAATATGTTAAAACAGATCACATCAACGCTGGTGAATTGTTGGAGCGTGACTTAAAGAATGTGCTTGCTTTTTTTAGGCGGAAATTTGACATAAAATTGGCTATTGAAGAAGCCTGTGCTTATGTGACTGGAGAAAATCTAAGCTTGCCGTTTTAG
- a CDS encoding RDD family protein, protein MAVDQGNVSKVLSVLSHPLRREILLDLSENGESSFTDLLNLLKVDTGKLSFHLRSLAPFIEQTPNGKYKLSRAGESAVRVIHDVEGWAEVADMQGKASQLPLAPFKKRIAAFFVDFAMMAAITLAITLVPQLLSLSMADFFSTGISTMLFITVGLLWLYSTLLEGFNGQSLGKRIMGLKVVRTDGKKMSYDHAAVRNFGKVLPLLPFDLIVGWRLKNCTFLRYFDKFAGTTVIDLRFHFP, encoded by the coding sequence ATGGCAGTAGATCAAGGAAACGTCTCGAAAGTACTTTCGGTACTATCACATCCGTTGCGAAGAGAAATACTGCTTGATCTAAGTGAAAATGGCGAGTCATCGTTCACTGACCTGCTTAACCTGCTAAAAGTTGACACGGGAAAACTCAGTTTCCACCTTCGCTCACTAGCACCTTTCATTGAGCAAACACCTAACGGCAAATACAAGCTAAGCAGAGCAGGCGAGAGTGCAGTTAGAGTAATCCATGATGTTGAAGGTTGGGCAGAAGTAGCTGATATGCAAGGAAAAGCAAGCCAGCTTCCGCTTGCTCCTTTTAAAAAGAGAATTGCAGCATTTTTCGTTGATTTTGCAATGATGGCGGCGATTACACTGGCTATTACTCTTGTCCCTCAACTTCTGTCGCTGTCTATGGCGGATTTCTTTAGCACTGGCATCAGCACCATGCTTTTCATCACGGTTGGTCTTCTCTGGCTCTACTCAACGTTGCTTGAGGGATTTAACGGACAAAGCTTAGGCAAACGCATCATGGGATTAAAGGTCGTCAGAACAGATGGGAAGAAAATGTCCTATGACCATGCCGCAGTGAGGAATTTCGGAAAGGTTTTGCCTTTGTTGCCCTTTGACTTGATTGTTGGGTGGCGACTGAAAAACTGCACGTTCCTTAGATACTTTGACAAGTTCGCAGGAACAACCGTTATTGACTTACGTTTTCATTTCCCATAA
- the pyrI gene encoding aspartate carbamoyltransferase regulatory subunit, whose amino-acid sequence MNATELRVSKIKDGTVIDHIRGGFALDVVKILGVTGKEKRVITIAINVPSKRFGVKDIVKIEGRALSSRDVNRIALVAPHASINIIHDYAVVDKLEVKLPKIVEGIIRCTNPCCVSNSDEPVISKFYVQKEEPLLLKCHYCGLTLEQTEILQQL is encoded by the coding sequence ATGAATGCTACCGAGCTGAGGGTTTCAAAAATTAAGGATGGCACAGTTATCGATCACATCCGAGGAGGATTTGCACTAGATGTTGTCAAAATTTTGGGGGTAACAGGCAAGGAAAAACGTGTTATAACTATTGCCATCAATGTTCCCAGCAAACGTTTTGGGGTTAAGGATATTGTAAAGATTGAGGGCAGAGCGCTCAGTTCGCGCGATGTTAATAGGATTGCGCTTGTTGCGCCTCATGCATCAATTAATATAATTCATGATTATGCGGTTGTGGATAAATTAGAGGTAAAGTTACCTAAAATCGTCGAAGGCATAATTAGATGCACCAACCCTTGCTGCGTAAGCAACAGTGATGAACCTGTAATCTCCAAGTTCTACGTGCAAAAAGAGGAACCCTTACTGCTGAAATGTCACTACTGTGGCCTCACTCTTGAGCAAACCGAAATTTTACAGCAACTCTAG
- a CDS encoding YkgJ family cysteine cluster protein, translated as MARPHEYTMLTPVNFTYPANISFECNRCSLCCGDTKEKTRHILLLQAEADQISKATVIPIQEFSTETNSKPYVFEMKKPNQGKCFFLKNNQCTIYNLRPLICRFYPFELKYSEDKGKHVFSFTLECPAINKGKLMTKKDFEELFLLAQERLG; from the coding sequence ATGGCACGACCACACGAATATACGATGTTGACACCAGTGAACTTTACTTATCCTGCAAACATCAGCTTCGAATGCAACAGATGCAGCTTATGCTGTGGTGACACAAAAGAAAAAACAAGACATATTCTGCTCCTGCAGGCTGAAGCAGACCAAATCTCAAAAGCGACTGTCATACCAATCCAAGAATTCTCCACAGAAACAAATAGCAAGCCTTACGTCTTCGAGATGAAAAAGCCCAACCAAGGCAAATGTTTCTTTCTAAAAAACAATCAATGCACAATCTATAACCTAAGACCACTAATCTGCAGGTTTTATCCCTTCGAACTGAAGTATTCAGAAGATAAAGGAAAACATGTTTTCAGTTTCACACTTGAATGCCCAGCAATAAACAAGGGCAAACTAATGACCAAAAAAGACTTCGAAGAACTCTTTTTGCTCGCCCAAGAACGACTAGGCTAG
- a CDS encoding thiolase domain-containing protein: MNGKPLVSIISAGMSKFGKRDGLLAREIFSEAASEAFSRCPKLEPKRDIKAMFIGHMGEAYEHQGHTGSAIADWIGLTGIPATRTEAACASSGAALRTGIYAVMSGLADVVVVGGVEKMTHRTTAEVTEYLAMASDYPFEQWHGITFPGLFALMATAHMNAYGTIQEQMGLVAVKNHYHGSLNPKAHMQKQITLETVMASRYVAWPLKLYDCSLITDGASCIILTKPELASKYTDQPVHIVGSGQASDTIGLYERKSLTSLASSRLAAKTAYEMAQITPQQVDLAEVHDCFTFAELMDYEDLGFCKEGEGGKLIESGETKLGGRIPVNTSGGLKAKGHPVGATGTAQAYEIYLQLTGQAGNRQVKDAKVGLTHNVGGSGATAAVHIYRRDA, translated from the coding sequence TTGAATGGAAAACCATTAGTCAGCATAATCAGCGCAGGCATGTCCAAATTCGGCAAACGAGACGGCTTACTTGCAAGAGAAATCTTCTCAGAAGCAGCCAGTGAAGCATTCAGCCGATGCCCCAAACTGGAGCCAAAAAGAGACATTAAAGCCATGTTCATCGGGCACATGGGCGAAGCCTACGAACACCAAGGACACACTGGAAGCGCCATCGCTGACTGGATAGGATTAACAGGTATCCCAGCTACCCGAACAGAAGCCGCATGCGCATCATCGGGCGCAGCACTGCGAACAGGAATTTACGCGGTTATGTCTGGGCTTGCTGATGTGGTCGTAGTAGGCGGCGTGGAAAAAATGACTCACCGCACCACGGCTGAGGTTACCGAATACTTGGCTATGGCGTCAGATTACCCCTTTGAACAGTGGCACGGAATCACCTTCCCAGGCTTATTCGCTTTGATGGCGACCGCGCATATGAACGCTTACGGCACAATCCAAGAGCAGATGGGTTTGGTCGCAGTAAAAAATCACTACCACGGAAGCCTCAACCCGAAAGCCCACATGCAAAAACAAATCACGCTTGAAACCGTAATGGCTTCGCGTTATGTTGCTTGGCCACTAAAACTCTACGATTGCTCGCTTATAACCGATGGGGCAAGCTGTATTATTTTAACTAAACCTGAACTCGCAAGCAAATACACTGACCAGCCAGTGCATATTGTTGGCAGTGGACAAGCAAGCGACACCATAGGACTCTATGAACGCAAAAGCCTCACTTCGCTGGCATCATCAAGGCTGGCGGCGAAAACAGCCTACGAAATGGCACAAATTACCCCACAGCAAGTGGACCTAGCTGAGGTGCACGATTGTTTCACTTTCGCAGAACTCATGGACTACGAAGACCTTGGCTTCTGCAAAGAGGGTGAAGGCGGAAAACTCATCGAAAGCGGCGAAACCAAATTGGGTGGGCGAATCCCAGTTAACACTAGCGGCGGCTTAAAAGCCAAAGGTCACCCAGTAGGCGCAACAGGCACAGCACAAGCTTATGAGATTTACTTGCAGCTTACTGGTCAAGCGGGAAACCGCCAAGTAAAAGACGCTAAAGTCGGCTTAACTCATAACGTGGGCGGTTCAGGCGCCACCGCAGCGGTGCACATTTACAGGAGAGACGCATAA
- a CDS encoding Zn-ribbon domain-containing OB-fold protein, translating into MSTQEPFIIEQFYKFLQDGKLMAAKCQKCGKIHLPPRPLCDNCFSQQFDWIQVSGKGKLLTYTVIHVAPQQFQTLTPYAVGIVELENGLKIPGMIQGVTQEQLKIGMELTVDFASCSTPQQWPQWGRYCFKP; encoded by the coding sequence ATGAGCACTCAAGAGCCTTTCATCATAGAGCAGTTCTACAAGTTTTTGCAAGATGGCAAGCTGATGGCGGCAAAATGCCAGAAATGCGGCAAAATCCATCTGCCACCACGACCATTATGCGACAACTGCTTCTCACAACAATTCGACTGGATACAAGTTTCTGGAAAGGGCAAACTGCTCACCTACACCGTAATTCATGTTGCACCACAACAATTCCAAACCCTGACACCATACGCCGTTGGCATCGTGGAGCTAGAAAACGGCTTAAAAATTCCCGGTATGATACAGGGCGTAACTCAGGAGCAGTTAAAAATCGGCATGGAACTAACTGTAGACTTCGCTTCGTGTAGCACGCCTCAGCAGTGGCCGCAATGGGGAAGGTACTGTTTTAAACCTTGA
- a CDS encoding inositol-3-phosphate synthase produces MPKVKVALIGVGNCASSFIQGIQYYTKAQDYVGLRNPTLAGLSPKDIEVVAAFDVDARKVGLDLSQAIFAKPNNAPKVCDVPSLNVKVNKGPLLDGVGESTKKIIQISNAPDADVAKVLKASGAEIVINLLPSGASQATEWYAQQALTAGCAFVNATPNFIASDPAWAKRFEAADLPLVGDDLVDQVGSTALHKTLLKLLSDNGVKIDETYQLDVGGGTESIDTLDRTRDTKRAIKTESVASSLPYKTEVVAGSTDYVDFLENKRDSYFWISGVYFCNTPMKIDLKFQTVDAPNAGSVLFDVVRAAKLALTRKQSGAIEPICAYAFKHPPKLVSLEAAEAEFAKFTA; encoded by the coding sequence ATGCCCAAAGTTAAAGTTGCATTAATCGGCGTTGGAAACTGCGCCTCATCCTTCATCCAAGGAATCCAGTACTACACAAAAGCGCAAGATTATGTGGGACTGCGCAACCCTACTCTGGCAGGGCTAAGCCCAAAAGACATCGAAGTGGTTGCAGCCTTCGACGTAGACGCGCGTAAAGTTGGATTAGACCTCTCACAAGCCATTTTTGCAAAGCCAAACAACGCTCCAAAAGTATGCGACGTACCCAGCCTGAACGTTAAAGTCAACAAAGGGCCACTCTTGGACGGCGTAGGCGAATCAACCAAAAAGATAATCCAAATCAGCAACGCACCAGACGCTGACGTAGCGAAAGTCCTGAAAGCCTCAGGTGCTGAAATTGTGATTAATTTGCTTCCAAGCGGAGCCTCACAGGCGACAGAATGGTACGCCCAACAAGCCCTCACAGCAGGATGTGCCTTCGTTAACGCCACACCAAACTTTATCGCAAGCGACCCCGCATGGGCAAAACGCTTCGAAGCGGCAGACCTGCCACTCGTCGGCGATGACCTTGTTGACCAAGTAGGCTCAACCGCGCTGCACAAGACACTGCTCAAACTGCTCTCAGACAACGGCGTGAAAATAGACGAAACCTACCAGCTTGACGTTGGCGGCGGAACTGAATCTATTGACACCCTTGACCGCACGCGGGATACTAAACGGGCAATCAAAACCGAATCAGTAGCTTCCTCATTGCCGTATAAAACTGAAGTTGTGGCTGGCTCAACAGACTACGTTGACTTCTTAGAGAACAAGCGTGACAGCTACTTCTGGATAAGCGGCGTCTACTTCTGCAACACACCCATGAAGATTGACCTTAAATTTCAAACCGTTGACGCACCAAACGCAGGCAGCGTGCTCTTTGATGTGGTGCGAGCCGCCAAATTGGCTTTAACCAGAAAGCAGAGTGGCGCGATAGAGCCGATTTGTGCTTACGCGTTTAAGCATCCACCCAAGCTGGTTTCGCTTGAGGCTGCAGAAGCGGAATTCGCCAAGTTCACTGCTTAA
- a CDS encoding nitroreductase family protein, with product MEFMDVVTARKSVRDYTDKPVEEEKLTQLLEAARLAPSWANKQCCRYIVVKDKAKIQEVAGGFIGWLKQAPVLVVACADPKDSGSRNGMDYYLVDVGISMQQLILAATDLGLGTCWIGGFDEGKVRKALGIPENVRVVALTPIGYPANAGLKSKLIKKLAGTDKRKPLSDIIHKEKW from the coding sequence ATGGAATTTATGGATGTTGTGACGGCAAGGAAAAGCGTAAGAGACTACACAGATAAACCAGTTGAGGAAGAAAAATTAACCCAGTTACTGGAGGCTGCAAGGCTTGCGCCTTCATGGGCTAACAAGCAATGCTGCCGATACATCGTTGTTAAGGATAAAGCTAAAATCCAAGAGGTAGCAGGCGGCTTTATCGGTTGGCTCAAACAGGCGCCAGTCCTTGTTGTCGCCTGTGCTGACCCTAAAGATTCTGGTTCAAGAAACGGCATGGACTACTACCTTGTGGATGTGGGCATTTCGATGCAGCAGTTGATTTTGGCTGCAACGGATTTAGGATTAGGAACCTGTTGGATTGGTGGATTTGACGAGGGAAAAGTAAGGAAAGCCCTGGGGATTCCTGAAAACGTGCGAGTTGTCGCTTTGACTCCTATAGGTTACCCAGCTAACGCAGGCTTGAAGAGCAAATTAATAAAAAAGCTGGCTGGAACTGACAAGCGAAAACCCCTCTCAGATATAATCCACAAAGAAAAATGGTAG
- a CDS encoding bifunctional phosphoglucose/phosphomannose isomerase encodes MATAILNNIEKIRAVDKSGMINFCVNSAKHYREAAEIAKKITVNYPKPDNTIITGMGGSGISGDLLKDWARNKTDVPIEVNRGYELPNYAGKNTLVVIMSYSGDTEESLSAFLDALRRKCMVFCISSGGILLKYAEKLHVPFVRVVGGMPPRAALPYLFVPLLFFMEKAGLVSGVSEELNEALVLLEKISRENSPEVKDNFAKTLAVNIGKTAPVTYGFGFYRGVAKRFKQQFNENSKLPAKAEVFSELNHNEIVGWEGIGELGKCFSVIFIRDQDEPVEIKSRIETTKQILKQEGLRMLEIQAQGKSALARMLSTILIGDFTSVYSAVLHGVDPTPVKTINHLKDTLNLSGIKEKIGSELEKL; translated from the coding sequence GTGGCAACAGCCATTTTAAACAACATCGAAAAGATTAGAGCGGTTGACAAGAGTGGAATGATAAATTTCTGCGTTAATTCTGCCAAGCACTACCGCGAAGCCGCCGAAATAGCCAAAAAAATCACCGTTAACTATCCTAAGCCTGACAACACCATCATCACTGGGATGGGAGGTTCAGGCATCAGTGGAGACCTCCTAAAAGACTGGGCAAGAAACAAAACAGATGTCCCAATTGAGGTTAACCGCGGATATGAACTGCCCAACTATGCAGGCAAAAACACCCTCGTAGTAATCATGAGCTACTCAGGAGACACTGAAGAATCGCTTAGCGCTTTTCTTGATGCTTTACGGCGCAAGTGCATGGTTTTTTGTATAAGCAGTGGCGGTATACTCCTAAAGTATGCTGAAAAACTTCATGTTCCCTTTGTCCGTGTTGTGGGTGGCATGCCTCCGCGTGCAGCGTTGCCGTATTTGTTTGTTCCTTTGCTGTTTTTTATGGAAAAGGCTGGTTTGGTTTCAGGCGTTTCTGAAGAACTCAACGAAGCGTTGGTGCTTTTAGAAAAAATTAGCAGGGAAAACTCTCCTGAAGTTAAGGATAACTTTGCCAAAACGCTAGCCGTAAACATTGGTAAGACTGCTCCTGTGACTTACGGGTTTGGGTTTTACCGTGGCGTTGCCAAGCGATTTAAGCAACAGTTTAACGAGAACAGTAAATTGCCTGCAAAGGCGGAGGTTTTCTCCGAACTAAACCACAATGAGATTGTCGGTTGGGAGGGCATCGGTGAATTGGGCAAGTGCTTCTCAGTTATCTTTATCCGCGACCAAGATGAGCCTGTGGAAATCAAAAGTCGAATCGAAACAACCAAACAAATCCTAAAGCAAGAAGGCTTGAGGATGTTGGAGATTCAAGCGCAAGGCAAGAGCGCGTTGGCAAGGATGCTCTCGACCATACTCATAGGCGATTTTACAAGCGTGTACTCGGCAGTGCTGCATGGCGTTGACCCTACGCCTGTTAAAACCATCAACCACTTAAAGGACACACTGAATCTCAGCGGGATAAAAGAGAAGATTGGAAGCGAGTTGGAAAAGCTTTAG
- a CDS encoding RNA methyltransferase, whose amino-acid sequence MNKKKLSIAIPASVISDTPHLREKTSKIGLIGRSAAIFRVGEIIIYPDNPKADQRKDMSFIALLLNYLETPQYLRKNLFKIEPDLQYAGILPPLRTPHHPLSGKTKHLKVGEYREGIVLSETKEGLLVEIGVQQPALLRQKQFGIGERLTLQVINIGEKVEVQVVNREEVPVYWGYRVKIERRPIGQIVKDDSFDLKIATARVGDNFPDVADKIREKWLGSQSVLVAFGAPSCGLHEIVGADGEELVTIFDFVVNTIPDQGTATVRTEEALLATLAVFNVSFS is encoded by the coding sequence ATGAATAAAAAGAAGCTTTCAATTGCCATCCCTGCATCTGTGATATCTGATACGCCCCACTTGCGGGAAAAAACATCCAAAATCGGGTTAATTGGTCGCTCAGCGGCGATTTTCAGAGTTGGTGAAATCATAATTTACCCCGACAACCCTAAAGCTGACCAGCGCAAAGACATGAGCTTTATCGCATTGCTACTGAATTATCTTGAGACGCCTCAGTACCTTCGCAAGAACCTCTTTAAAATTGAGCCAGACCTACAGTACGCTGGAATCCTGCCGCCGTTACGCACGCCCCATCATCCCTTGAGCGGTAAAACTAAACATCTCAAAGTTGGTGAGTACCGTGAAGGCATAGTCTTGTCGGAAACTAAAGAGGGTTTGCTTGTAGAGATTGGCGTACAGCAACCTGCACTTTTAAGGCAGAAACAGTTTGGCATTGGCGAACGCTTAACTTTACAGGTGATCAACATCGGCGAGAAAGTGGAGGTTCAGGTGGTGAATCGTGAAGAAGTCCCCGTCTACTGGGGCTACAGGGTTAAAATTGAGAGGAGACCGATTGGGCAAATCGTCAAAGACGACAGCTTCGATTTGAAAATTGCCACCGCCAGAGTCGGCGATAACTTCCCTGATGTGGCTGACAAAATTAGAGAGAAATGGCTTGGCAGTCAGAGTGTTTTAGTGGCGTTTGGCGCTCCCTCTTGTGGTTTGCATGAAATTGTGGGGGCTGACGGCGAAGAACTGGTCACCATTTTTGATTTCGTAGTCAATACCATACCTGATCAGGGAACTGCTACAGTTCGAACAGAAGAAGCGCTTTTGGCAACTTTGGCGGTTTTTAACGTAAGCTTTTCATGA